The following proteins come from a genomic window of Miscanthus floridulus cultivar M001 chromosome 2, ASM1932011v1, whole genome shotgun sequence:
- the LOC136535688 gene encoding proteasome subunit alpha type-5-like, whose protein sequence is MFLTRTEYDRGVNTFSPEGRLFQVEYAIEAIKLGSTAIGLKTKDGVVLAVEKRVTSPLLEPSSVEKIMEIDEHIGCAMSGLIADARTLVEHARVETQNHRFSYGEPMTVESSTQAICDLALRFGEGDEESMSRPFGVSLLIAGHDENGPSLYYTDPSGTFWQCNAKAIGSGSEGADSSLQEQYNKELTLEEAETIALSILKQVMEEKVTPNNVDIAKVAPKYHLYTPAEVEAVIARL, encoded by the exons ATGTTTCTCACGAG GACGGAGTACGACCGCGGGGTGAACACCTTCTCGCCGGAGGGGCGGCTGTTCCAGGTCGAGTACGCCATCGAGGCCATCAAG TTGGGATCCACTGCGATTGGGTTGAAGACAAAGGATGGTGTTGTCCTCGCTGTTGAGAAACGTGTGACCTCGCCACTGCTG GAACCAAGCAGCGTggaaaaaatcatggaaattgatgAGCACATAGGCTGTGCCATGAGTGGACTTATTGCTGATGCTAGAACACTAGTCGAGCATGCTCGTGTTGAAACTCAG AATCATAGGTTCTCGTACGGGGAGCCAATGACCGTAGAATCTTCGACTCAAGCTATCTGTGACTTAGCTCTGCGCTTTGGTGAAGGTGACGAAGAGTCAATG TCACGGCCATTTGGAGTCTCTCTCCTAATTGCTGGACATGATGAGAATGGACCTAGCCT GTACTACACTGACCCATCTGGTACTTTTTGGCAATGCAACGCAAAGGCAATTGGATCAGGCTCTGAGGGAGCTGATAGCTCCTTGCAGGAGCAGTACAACAAG GAACTAACCCTCGAGGAGGCAGAGACCATAGCCCTTTCTATCCTGAAGCAGGTTATGGAAGAGAAG GTGACCCCAAACAACGTTGATATTGCCAAGGTTGCCCCCAAGTACCACCTCTACACCCCTGCCGAGGTCGAAGCCGTCATCGCGAGGCTGTGA